From one Streptomyces sp. CA-210063 genomic stretch:
- a CDS encoding hydroxysqualene dehydroxylase, producing MTTERTAEPQATAGPQAHDGHTRRRFLANTGATAVVGAAAGLALGAAPPAAAAPAAGGKRVAVLGGGVSGLSAAHELAERGYAVTVYEYYDVLGGKARSMDVPGTGEGGRKPLPAEHGFRFFPGFYRNLPDTMRRIPFPGNADGVRGNLRTGTEALFARADGRPDLHFPLRRVTTPPAPGDLTPTWIRDQLLSVLDLGTRLPAHEVAYFAGRVLVHLTSCDARREDQWEKTSWWEFIRAGQMSQEYRTVLGVGQTRNLVATRAEVASTRTVGRVIIEALLLWGLLGRGMDGDADIDRVLNAPTSEAWIDPWVTHLRSLGVEFATSTQVREVLYASGRVTGVRVSAPDGTDVRTVTADHYISALPVEHARPTWGPALRAADPQLARCDALETDWMVGIMFYLRTPTPVVHGHINCLDSPWSVTAIGQAQFWDVRDFPADYGDGRARDCLSAIVSEWDKPGILYGKTARECTREEVVAECWAQLKDALNDSGKTTLTDEDRLGWFMDPAVTGLGGPDPRNREQLLVHPTGTLYNRPSARTAIPNFFLAGDYVRTDVDLATMEGANESARLAVNALLDADESDAERCEIQELYRPPEMEPLKRVDETRYRLGLPNTFDLG from the coding sequence ATGACCACAGAACGCACTGCCGAGCCCCAGGCGACTGCCGGGCCCCAGGCGCACGACGGCCACACCCGCAGACGCTTCCTCGCGAACACCGGCGCCACGGCCGTCGTAGGCGCCGCCGCCGGTCTCGCTTTAGGAGCCGCCCCGCCCGCCGCCGCGGCTCCCGCCGCCGGAGGCAAACGCGTAGCCGTCCTCGGCGGCGGTGTCTCCGGTCTCAGCGCCGCCCACGAACTCGCCGAACGCGGCTACGCCGTCACCGTCTACGAGTACTACGACGTCCTCGGCGGCAAGGCCCGCTCGATGGACGTCCCCGGAACGGGGGAGGGCGGCCGCAAGCCCCTCCCCGCCGAACACGGTTTCCGCTTCTTCCCCGGCTTCTACCGGAACCTGCCGGACACCATGCGCCGCATCCCCTTCCCCGGCAACGCCGACGGCGTCCGCGGCAACCTCCGCACCGGCACCGAGGCCCTCTTCGCCCGCGCCGACGGCCGCCCCGACCTGCACTTCCCCCTCCGCCGTGTCACCACCCCGCCCGCCCCCGGCGACCTCACCCCGACCTGGATCCGCGACCAGCTGCTCTCGGTCCTCGACCTCGGCACCCGCCTCCCCGCCCACGAGGTCGCCTACTTCGCGGGCCGTGTCCTCGTCCACCTCACCAGCTGCGACGCCCGCCGCGAGGACCAGTGGGAGAAGACCAGCTGGTGGGAGTTCATCCGCGCCGGACAGATGAGCCAGGAGTACCGGACCGTCCTCGGCGTCGGCCAGACCCGCAACCTCGTCGCCACCCGCGCCGAGGTCGCCTCCACCCGCACGGTCGGCCGCGTCATCATCGAGGCCCTCCTGCTGTGGGGCCTCCTCGGCCGGGGCATGGACGGCGACGCCGACATCGACCGCGTCCTCAACGCCCCCACCAGCGAGGCCTGGATCGACCCCTGGGTCACCCATCTCCGCTCACTGGGCGTCGAGTTCGCGACGAGCACCCAGGTACGGGAGGTTCTGTACGCATCCGGCCGGGTCACCGGCGTACGCGTCTCCGCGCCCGACGGCACCGACGTACGCACCGTCACCGCCGACCACTACATCTCCGCCCTGCCCGTCGAACACGCCCGCCCCACCTGGGGACCCGCCCTGCGCGCCGCCGACCCGCAACTCGCCCGGTGCGACGCGCTGGAGACGGACTGGATGGTCGGGATCATGTTCTATCTGCGCACGCCCACCCCCGTCGTGCACGGCCACATCAACTGCCTCGACTCGCCCTGGTCGGTCACCGCGATCGGCCAGGCCCAGTTCTGGGACGTACGGGACTTTCCGGCCGACTACGGCGACGGGCGCGCCCGCGACTGCCTCTCGGCCATCGTCTCGGAGTGGGACAAACCGGGGATCCTGTACGGCAAGACGGCCCGGGAGTGCACACGGGAGGAAGTCGTCGCCGAGTGCTGGGCGCAGCTCAAGGACGCCCTCAACGACTCCGGGAAGACCACGCTCACGGACGAGGACCGGCTCGGCTGGTTCATGGACCCGGCGGTGACCGGCCTCGGCGGCCCCGACCCGCGGAACCGCGAACAGCTCCTCGTCCACCCCACGGGAACGCTCTACAACCGGCCCTCGGCCCGCACGGCGATCCCGAACTTCTTCCTCGCGGGCGACTACGTCCGCACCGACGTCGACCTGGCGACGATGGAGGGCGCCAACGAGTCCGCGCGCCTGGCCGTCAACGCGCTCCTCGACGCGGACGAATCGGACGCCGAGCGCTGTGAGATCCAGGAGCTGTACCGGCCCCCGGAGATGGAACCCCTGAAACGGGTCGACGAGACCCGCTACCGGCTCGGCCTGCCCAACACCTTCGACCTGGGGTGA
- a CDS encoding NADH-quinone oxidoreductase subunit C: MSDTNGKNGATGSNGVNPEKDLAASNLPGQRGEGGEEIRVQRGMFGADNGGDTSGYGGLVRSIRLPGPAGRPYGGWFDEVADELEGALEEQGLVPENVIDKTVVDRGEITFHIEREYLPRVARTLRDDPALRFELCTGVSGVHYPGDKGRELHAVYHLRSITHNRLIRLEVSAPDADPHIPSLVPVYPTNDWHERETYDFFGIVFDGHPALTRIMMPDDWQGFPQRKDYPLGGIPVEYKGAQIPAPDQRRSYS, translated from the coding sequence ATGAGCGACACGAACGGCAAGAACGGCGCCACCGGTTCGAACGGGGTGAACCCCGAGAAGGACCTCGCCGCCTCCAACCTCCCCGGCCAGCGCGGCGAGGGCGGTGAGGAGATCCGCGTCCAGCGCGGCATGTTCGGCGCCGACAACGGCGGCGACACCTCCGGCTACGGAGGCCTGGTCCGCTCCATCCGGCTCCCCGGCCCGGCCGGCCGCCCCTACGGCGGCTGGTTCGACGAGGTCGCCGACGAGCTGGAGGGCGCCCTGGAGGAACAGGGCCTCGTCCCGGAGAACGTGATCGACAAGACGGTCGTCGACCGCGGCGAGATCACCTTCCACATCGAACGCGAGTATCTGCCGCGCGTCGCCCGGACCCTCCGCGACGACCCGGCCCTCCGCTTCGAACTGTGCACCGGCGTCTCCGGCGTCCACTACCCCGGGGACAAGGGCCGCGAGCTGCACGCCGTCTACCACCTGCGCTCGATCACCCACAACCGGCTGATCCGCCTGGAGGTCTCCGCCCCCGACGCCGACCCGCACATCCCGTCGCTCGTCCCCGTCTACCCGACCAACGACTGGCACGAGCGCGAGACGTACGACTTCTTCGGCATCGTCTTCGACGGCCACCCCGCGCTGACGCGGATCATGATGCCGGACGACTGGCAGGGCTTCCCGCAGCGCAAGGACTACCCCCTCGGCGGCATCCCCGTCGAGTACAAGGGCGCCCAGATCCCGGCTCCGGACCAGCGGAGGTCGTACTCATGA
- a CDS encoding geranylgeranyl reductase family protein: protein MTEPQPLTEHTADVIVVGAGPAGSTTAYYLAKAGLDVLLLEKTSFPREKVCGDGLTPRATKQLVSMGIDISEEAGWLRNKGLRIIGGGVRLQLDWPELASYPDYGLVRKRDDFDEQLARQAQKAGARLYERCNVGAPVIDDRTGRITGVHAKLGDEKREVTFHAPLVVAADGNSTRLSLAMGLHRREDRPMGVAVRTYFTSPRHDDDYLESWLELWDKRGPGEDRLLPGYGWIFGMGDGTSNVGLGVLNTSASFKELDWRDVLKAWCASMPQEWGYTPENMTGPIRGAALPMAFNRQPHYTKGLLLVGDAGGMVNPFNGEGIAYAMESGQIAADVIVQAHARATPGQRELALQRYPQVLKDTFGGYYTMGRAFVKLIGNPKIMKLATQRGLTHPLLMKFTLKMLANLTDPTGGDAMDRIINGLSKVAPKA, encoded by the coding sequence GTGACCGAGCCCCAGCCCCTTACCGAACACACCGCCGATGTGATCGTCGTCGGGGCCGGGCCAGCCGGTTCCACCACCGCGTACTACCTGGCGAAGGCCGGGCTCGACGTGCTGCTCCTGGAGAAGACCAGCTTCCCGAGGGAGAAGGTCTGCGGCGACGGCCTCACGCCGCGCGCCACCAAGCAGTTGGTGTCGATGGGCATCGACATCTCGGAAGAGGCCGGCTGGCTCCGCAACAAGGGCCTGCGGATCATCGGCGGCGGCGTCCGACTCCAGCTCGACTGGCCGGAACTCGCCTCGTACCCGGACTACGGACTCGTCCGCAAGCGCGACGACTTCGACGAGCAACTCGCCCGCCAGGCCCAGAAGGCGGGCGCCCGGCTGTACGAGCGCTGCAACGTGGGCGCGCCCGTCATCGACGACCGCACCGGCCGTATCACCGGTGTCCACGCCAAGCTCGGCGACGAGAAGCGCGAAGTCACCTTCCACGCCCCGCTGGTCGTGGCCGCCGACGGCAACTCCACCCGCCTCTCCCTCGCGATGGGCCTGCACCGCCGCGAGGACCGCCCGATGGGCGTCGCCGTCCGTACGTACTTCACCTCCCCGCGCCACGACGACGACTACCTGGAGTCCTGGCTGGAACTCTGGGACAAGCGGGGCCCGGGCGAGGACCGCCTGCTGCCCGGCTACGGCTGGATCTTCGGCATGGGCGACGGCACGTCCAACGTCGGTCTGGGCGTCCTCAACACCTCCGCCTCCTTCAAGGAGCTGGACTGGCGCGACGTGCTGAAGGCCTGGTGCGCGTCCATGCCCCAGGAGTGGGGCTACACCCCCGAGAACATGACCGGCCCCATCCGCGGCGCCGCCCTCCCGATGGCCTTCAACCGCCAACCCCACTACACCAAGGGCCTGCTGCTCGTCGGCGACGCCGGCGGCATGGTGAACCCCTTCAACGGCGAGGGCATCGCCTACGCCATGGAATCCGGCCAGATCGCCGCCGACGTCATCGTCCAGGCCCACGCCCGCGCCACCCCCGGCCAGCGCGAACTCGCCCTCCAGCGCTACCCGCAGGTCCTCAAGGACACCTTCGGCGGCTACTACACGATGGGCCGCGCCTTCGTGAAGCTCATCGGCAATCCGAAGATCATGAAGCTCGCCACGCAGCGGGGGCTGACCCACCCGCTCCTGATGAAGTTCACCCTGAAGATGCTGGCCAACCTCACCGACCCCACCGGCGGCGACGCGATGGACCGCATCATCAACGGGCTGAGCAAGGTGGCCCCGAAGGCGTAG
- a CDS encoding GNAT family N-acetyltransferase, whose amino-acid sequence MNRALPDVRLRVPTDEDAFAWHRIFDDPDVMEFHGGRSAELSVYEELTARQRRHDAEHGFCLWTMLDEEGRAIGFTGAQPWPREWGPTGEIEIGWRLARDHWGKGYVTAAAMQTLERVRAAGIGSVVAMVDAGNDRSIAVTRRLGMELAETFLTPVTQRVGHCYRLAL is encoded by the coding sequence GTGAACCGAGCTCTGCCCGACGTACGGCTGCGCGTCCCCACCGACGAGGACGCCTTCGCCTGGCACCGGATCTTCGACGATCCCGACGTCATGGAGTTCCACGGCGGGAGGTCCGCCGAGCTGTCCGTCTACGAGGAGCTCACCGCGCGCCAGCGCCGTCACGACGCCGAGCACGGGTTCTGTCTGTGGACCATGCTCGACGAGGAGGGCCGGGCCATCGGCTTCACCGGCGCCCAGCCGTGGCCCCGGGAGTGGGGCCCGACCGGCGAGATCGAGATCGGCTGGCGGCTCGCGCGCGACCACTGGGGCAAGGGGTATGTGACCGCGGCGGCGATGCAGACCCTGGAGCGGGTGCGGGCGGCGGGCATCGGCAGCGTCGTCGCCATGGTCGACGCCGGGAACGACCGGTCCATCGCCGTCACCCGGCGGCTGGGCATGGAGCTGGCGGAGACCTTCCTGACGCCGGTCACGCAGCGGGTCGGGCACTGCTACCGGCTGGCGTTGTGA
- a CDS encoding C40 family peptidase, whose amino-acid sequence MEESLVSLVPMSHTAHIRSHRKPRRNASSIAMRAGVAGGVLSTVAVAGASTSAFAAEPVTQTLELSTLTADLATQAAQSADATQAMAADYQLQAEREAAAEEAAKQAEKDLAKAKKEEARKKAAEEAERKAAAERASRDSERTTLTSSDSSTTTTTTAPASGSVGTVIDFLKAQLGDAYVLGATGPNAWDCSSLVQAAFKQVGVDLPRVSQDQSMQGTEVSLSNLQVGDILYWGSKGSAYHVGVYVGNGQYLDAANPSKGVVIQDLSGYPATGAVRVL is encoded by the coding sequence ATGGAGGAGTCGCTGGTATCGCTTGTTCCCATGTCCCACACCGCTCACATACGCAGCCACCGAAAACCCCGCCGCAACGCGTCCTCGATCGCGATGCGCGCCGGAGTCGCCGGTGGTGTTCTCAGCACCGTGGCAGTGGCCGGCGCGTCGACTTCGGCGTTCGCCGCGGAGCCGGTGACGCAGACGCTCGAACTGTCCACACTCACGGCCGACCTGGCCACGCAGGCCGCGCAGTCCGCGGACGCCACGCAGGCGATGGCGGCCGACTACCAGCTGCAGGCCGAGCGTGAAGCGGCCGCCGAAGAGGCGGCCAAGCAGGCCGAGAAGGACCTCGCCAAGGCGAAGAAGGAAGAGGCCCGGAAGAAGGCCGCCGAGGAGGCCGAGCGCAAGGCCGCCGCCGAGCGTGCCTCGCGGGACAGTGAGCGGACCACCCTCACATCGTCCGACTCGTCGACGACGACCACGACCACGGCGCCCGCCAGTGGCAGCGTCGGCACGGTCATCGACTTCCTCAAGGCGCAGCTCGGCGACGCGTACGTCCTGGGTGCCACGGGCCCCAACGCGTGGGACTGCTCCTCGCTGGTCCAGGCCGCGTTCAAGCAGGTCGGCGTGGACCTCCCCCGGGTCTCGCAGGACCAGTCGATGCAGGGCACCGAGGTCTCCCTGTCGAACCTCCAGGTCGGCGACATCCTGTACTGGGGCTCGAAGGGCTCCGCGTACCACGTGGGTGTCTACGTCGGAAACGGCCAGTACCTCGACGCGGCGAACCCCTCCAAGGGCGTCGTCATCCAGGATCTCTCCGGCTACCCGGCGACGGGTGCGGTGCGCGTGCTCTGA
- a CDS encoding PASTA domain-containing protein — protein MRITPKSFEVRVPRFVGLMAVDARETAEAGGVTLAAPDRPDFHLTVVDYVVRQYPPPGVEVPRGAAVTVWFELGDEGGGVREPRRGGPPPGLRRALDEPGDPFPVLR, from the coding sequence GTGCGCATAACACCCAAGTCATTCGAAGTGCGTGTGCCACGGTTCGTCGGTCTGATGGCCGTGGACGCGCGCGAGACGGCCGAGGCGGGCGGGGTGACCCTCGCCGCGCCCGACCGGCCCGACTTCCATCTCACCGTCGTGGACTACGTCGTTCGGCAGTACCCGCCACCGGGTGTGGAGGTGCCGCGCGGGGCCGCGGTGACCGTGTGGTTCGAGTTGGGCGACGAGGGTGGGGGTGTGCGGGAGCCGCGGCGGGGTGGGCCTCCGCCCGGGTTGCGCAGGGCGTTGGATGAGCCGGGAGATCCGTTTCCGGTTCTTCGGTAG
- a CDS encoding demethylmenaquinone methyltransferase: MTRASLDKQPHEVASMFDRVAKRYDLTNDVLSLGQDRRWRKEVARAVDARPAQKILDLAAGTGTSSLPFAQTGAYVVPCDFSLGMLQVGKERTSWLPFTAGDATKLPFRDDTFDAVTISFGLRNVQDTDTALRELYRVTKPGGRVVICEFSHPTWTPFRTVYTEYLMRALPPAARAVSSNPDAYVYLAESIRAWPDQAGLAERLRQAGWDKVAWRNLTGGVVALHRGFKVPS, encoded by the coding sequence GTGACCCGCGCATCCCTGGACAAGCAGCCGCACGAAGTCGCCTCGATGTTCGACCGAGTGGCGAAACGGTACGACCTGACCAACGACGTGCTGTCCCTCGGACAGGACCGGCGCTGGCGCAAGGAGGTCGCGCGGGCGGTGGACGCCCGTCCCGCCCAGAAGATCCTGGATCTGGCGGCCGGCACGGGCACGTCCTCGCTGCCCTTCGCGCAGACCGGCGCCTACGTCGTGCCGTGCGACTTCTCCCTCGGCATGCTCCAGGTCGGCAAGGAGCGCACTTCCTGGCTGCCGTTCACGGCGGGCGACGCGACGAAACTGCCGTTCAGGGACGACACCTTCGATGCGGTGACCATCTCCTTCGGCCTCAGGAACGTGCAGGACACCGACACCGCGCTGCGTGAGCTGTACCGGGTGACCAAGCCCGGCGGCCGCGTCGTGATCTGCGAGTTCTCCCACCCGACCTGGACGCCGTTCCGGACCGTCTACACCGAGTACCTGATGCGCGCGCTGCCGCCCGCCGCCCGCGCGGTGTCGTCCAACCCGGACGCGTACGTCTACCTCGCCGAGTCCATCCGCGCCTGGCCCGACCAGGCGGGCCTCGCCGAGCGGCTCCGCCAGGCCGGCTGGGACAAGGTCGCGTGGCGGAACCTCACGGGTGGGGTCGTCGCACTGCACCGGGGGTTCAAGGTTCCCTCGTAA
- a CDS encoding chitinase, producing the protein MRNSLKPAAGLICMVVLACAGCTTKTKESASTPSGPATTYAPYVNATDASDLDDAGSAAAYNLAFVIADGDACTPAWNGTQAIDDSAVKSRISALTASGASVRVSFGGASGAELAEACDSASELAEAYGAALDAAGSTEADFDVEGDALKDSDSVGLRSEAIALLQKDRPGLSVSFTLPVMPSGLDDDGVALLDSANDNAVQVTTVNIMTMNYASSYDGDMGDYAEQAAEATHEQLMDIFGTSGSTAWGALALTSMLGVNDVDNETFTLEDAAQVRKFAEEKGVAWVSMWATFRDQECGDDSSAEDALTVCSGVDQEDGAFGEAFSG; encoded by the coding sequence GTGAGGAATTCCCTGAAACCGGCCGCCGGACTGATATGCATGGTGGTCCTGGCCTGCGCGGGCTGCACCACGAAGACCAAGGAGTCCGCGTCCACGCCCAGCGGCCCGGCCACGACGTACGCGCCCTACGTGAACGCCACGGACGCCTCCGACCTCGACGACGCCGGGTCCGCCGCCGCGTACAACCTGGCGTTCGTGATCGCCGACGGCGACGCGTGCACGCCCGCGTGGAACGGGACGCAGGCGATCGACGACTCGGCGGTGAAGTCCCGGATCTCGGCGCTCACCGCATCCGGGGCGTCGGTGCGGGTCTCGTTCGGCGGCGCCTCGGGAGCGGAGTTGGCGGAGGCCTGCGACAGCGCGTCCGAGCTCGCCGAGGCGTACGGTGCGGCGCTCGACGCGGCCGGCTCGACCGAGGCCGACTTCGACGTCGAGGGCGACGCGCTGAAGGACTCCGACTCCGTCGGCCTGCGCTCCGAGGCGATCGCGCTCCTCCAGAAGGACCGCCCCGGCCTCTCCGTCTCCTTCACCCTCCCCGTCATGCCGTCCGGCCTCGACGACGACGGCGTGGCCCTGCTCGACTCGGCCAACGACAACGCGGTCCAGGTCACCACGGTCAACATCATGACCATGAACTACGCCAGCTCGTACGACGGTGACATGGGCGACTACGCGGAGCAGGCGGCCGAGGCGACGCACGAGCAGTTGATGGACATCTTCGGCACGAGTGGCTCCACGGCGTGGGGGGCGTTGGCGTTGACCTCGATGCTGGGTGTCAATGACGTCGACAACGAGACGTTCACGTTGGAGGACGCGGCGCAGGTGCGGAAGTTCGCGGAGGAGAAGGGGGTTGCCTGGGTGTCGATGTGGGCGACGTTCCGGGATCAGGAGTGTGGGGACGACTCGTCCGCGGAGGATGCGTTGACGGTGTGCAGCGGGGTTGATCAGGAGGACGGGGCGTTCGGGGAGGCGTTCTCGGGATGA
- a CDS encoding zinc ribbon domain-containing protein — MAPPALPPAAPPGAPPLGPPPPPPAYAPVPARPSPVGAFFARAFRGDWGGSALAALWPVGLLFAAAIALAIPSYNQDDEDLVGFGDRLGIALAALLQGLGGGFEVSELSGEYAGDYQSAEGAVTLTLIPLTVTALFIGALFIGVRQLRTRLVTRGAYGGVPGGAYAGGYGGAYAGAAAGGHGPVPGGSRTAGLEAAVRVTLLVTVAVLLLGLFAQPEVMLAEVTMSPWLAALGALLLTAAVSIGLLQRDDLAAWLAVRPGPQALFRATGTAVRALAIVLALCSLVTFVVLAANNEWQEEWEEDLNPLLLALLVLPNLAVNFLGLSWGASIEGEAGRSRYEDDTSYGNDSSGDYGLVESTPYGGYEREAFGLSELGDAVNSWAVVGALALGAVCALTLGVLAARRSSGRGEQLLAAGVFSGLFLLLAGLSGFGMEASGSASTEFGSEFSAAGQVDVGLNIPEALLFSLLWIFGAAFLAPYLVQMTGARTAVIPPPIPAMPSNGPAGYGVPSQPPAPYEPPLVELGPHHLPPPEPAKSRSRTLVWTLTIAAAFVVGGGGAAAILLWQR; from the coding sequence ATGGCCCCACCGGCGCTTCCCCCGGCAGCCCCACCGGGAGCGCCACCCCTCGGCCCACCGCCACCCCCTCCCGCGTACGCCCCCGTCCCCGCCCGCCCCTCACCCGTCGGCGCCTTCTTCGCACGGGCCTTCCGGGGCGACTGGGGCGGCTCCGCGCTGGCCGCGCTCTGGCCGGTCGGCCTCCTCTTCGCCGCCGCCATCGCCCTGGCCATCCCGTCGTACAACCAGGACGACGAGGACCTGGTCGGCTTCGGTGACCGGCTGGGCATCGCCCTCGCCGCCCTTCTCCAGGGCCTCGGCGGCGGCTTCGAGGTCTCCGAACTCAGCGGCGAGTACGCCGGCGACTACCAGTCCGCCGAGGGCGCCGTCACCCTCACCCTGATCCCGCTCACGGTGACCGCCCTGTTCATCGGGGCGCTCTTCATCGGCGTACGGCAGCTCCGTACACGACTGGTGACGCGCGGCGCGTACGGCGGTGTGCCCGGCGGCGCGTACGCCGGTGGGTACGGGGGCGCGTACGCCGGTGCCGCCGCCGGAGGCCACGGGCCGGTGCCGGGTGGCAGCCGTACCGCCGGGCTCGAAGCGGCCGTGCGGGTCACGCTGCTGGTGACGGTCGCCGTACTGCTGCTGGGGCTGTTCGCGCAGCCCGAGGTCATGCTCGCGGAGGTCACGATGTCGCCCTGGCTCGCGGCACTGGGCGCGCTGCTGCTCACCGCCGCCGTCTCGATCGGCCTGCTGCAACGCGACGACCTGGCCGCCTGGCTGGCCGTCCGCCCCGGCCCCCAGGCCCTGTTCCGGGCGACCGGAACGGCCGTACGGGCCCTGGCGATCGTCCTCGCCCTGTGCTCACTCGTCACCTTCGTCGTCCTCGCGGCGAACAACGAGTGGCAGGAGGAATGGGAGGAGGACCTCAACCCGCTCCTCCTCGCCCTGCTCGTCCTCCCCAACCTCGCCGTCAACTTCCTCGGCCTCTCCTGGGGCGCGTCCATCGAGGGCGAGGCGGGCCGTTCGCGATACGAGGACGACACGTCGTACGGCAACGACTCGTCCGGCGACTACGGACTCGTCGAGTCCACTCCCTACGGCGGCTACGAGCGCGAGGCGTTCGGGCTCTCCGAACTGGGCGACGCCGTCAACTCCTGGGCTGTCGTGGGCGCGTTGGCACTCGGCGCGGTCTGCGCCCTGACCCTCGGCGTCCTCGCGGCCCGCCGCTCCTCGGGCCGTGGCGAGCAACTCCTCGCCGCGGGCGTCTTCTCCGGCCTCTTCCTTCTCCTCGCCGGCCTCAGCGGCTTCGGCATGGAGGCCTCCGGCTCCGCCTCGACGGAGTTCGGCAGCGAGTTCTCGGCCGCGGGCCAGGTGGATGTCGGCCTCAACATCCCCGAGGCCCTCCTCTTCAGCCTCCTCTGGATCTTCGGCGCGGCCTTCCTCGCGCCCTACCTGGTCCAGATGACGGGAGCCCGCACGGCCGTCATCCCGCCCCCGATCCCCGCCATGCCGAGCAACGGCCCGGCAGGCTACGGGGTTCCCTCACAGCCTCCGGCCCCGTACGAACCCCCGCTCGTCGAACTGGGCCCCCACCACCTGCCGCCCCCCGAACCCGCCAAGTCCCGCAGCCGGACCCTCGTCTGGACCCTCACGATCGCGGCGGCCTTCGTCGTCGGAGGGGGAGGAGCGGCGGCCATCCTGCTCTGGCAGAGGTAG
- a CDS encoding NADH-quinone oxidoreductase subunit A, translating to MNAYAPILVLGALGAGFAIFSVIMATLIGPKRYNRAKLEAYECGIEPTPTPAGGGRFPIKYYLTAMLFIVFDIEIVFLYPWAVTFDALGVFGLVEMLLFVLTVFVAYAYVWRRGGLEWD from the coding sequence GTGAACGCTTATGCGCCCATCCTCGTACTGGGAGCCCTCGGGGCAGGCTTTGCGATCTTCTCCGTGATCATGGCCACGCTGATCGGCCCGAAGCGCTACAACCGGGCCAAGCTCGAGGCCTACGAGTGCGGGATCGAGCCCACCCCCACGCCGGCCGGCGGCGGGCGCTTCCCCATCAAGTACTACCTGACGGCGATGCTCTTCATCGTCTTCGACATCGAGATCGTCTTCCTCTACCCCTGGGCCGTCACGTTCGACGCCCTGGGTGTTTTCGGGCTCGTGGAGATGCTGCTCTTCGTGCTCACCGTCTTCGTCGCCTACGCGTACGTCTGGCGGCGCGGCGGCCTGGAATGGGACTGA
- a CDS encoding NuoB/complex I 20 kDa subunit family protein, which translates to MGLEEKLPSGFLLTTVEQAAGWVRKSSVFPATFGLACCAIEMMTTGAGRYDLARFGMEVFRGSPRQADLMIVAGRVSQKMAPVLRQVYDQMPNPKWVISMGVCASSGGMFNNYAIVQGVDHIVPVDIYLPGCPPRPEMLMDAILKLHQKIQTSKLGVNAEEAAREAEEAALKALPTIEMKGLLR; encoded by the coding sequence ATGGGACTCGAAGAAAAGCTGCCGAGCGGTTTCCTGCTGACCACCGTCGAGCAGGCCGCGGGCTGGGTACGCAAGTCGTCCGTCTTCCCCGCCACCTTCGGCCTCGCCTGTTGTGCCATCGAGATGATGACCACGGGTGCGGGGCGCTACGACCTGGCGCGCTTCGGCATGGAGGTGTTCCGCGGCTCGCCGCGCCAGGCGGACCTGATGATCGTCGCCGGCCGGGTCAGCCAGAAGATGGCGCCGGTGCTGCGGCAGGTCTACGACCAGATGCCGAATCCCAAGTGGGTGATCTCCATGGGGGTCTGCGCATCGTCGGGCGGCATGTTCAACAACTACGCGATCGTCCAGGGCGTCGACCACATCGTCCCGGTCGACATCTATCTCCCCGGCTGCCCGCCACGGCCGGAGATGCTGATGGACGCGATCCTCAAGCTCCACCAGAAGATCCAGACGTCCAAGCTCGGCGTGAACGCCGAGGAAGCGGCCCGCGAGGCGGAGGAAGCGGCGCTCAAGGCGCTCCCCACCATCGAGATGAAGGGGCTGCTGCGATGA